The following are encoded in a window of Bacillus xiapuensis genomic DNA:
- the pknB gene encoding Stk1 family PASTA domain-containing Ser/Thr kinase, whose protein sequence is MLIGKRLSGRYKIIKMIGGGGMANVYLAKDVILERDVAIKVLRFEFANEDEFIRRFQREAQSATSLVHPHIVNIYDVGEEEGINYIVMEYVDGMTLKQYIHQLSPISVEKALEIMKQLASAMAFAHHNSIIHRDIKPHNILVDHDGNVKITDFGIAMALSATSITQTNAVLGSVHYISPEQARGGMATKKSDIYALGIVMFELLTGQLPFSGESAVSIALKHLQTETPPMKRWNSSIPQSVENIVLKATAKDPFHRYQHLDEMLQDLSTALDPERVNEPKFIVNDDQEETKQLPVIKDSAKQMDDPQTTMVHPVSGVKQDRKPEGAPKKKKKKKWPMIISVIATLAALSILAAVFIPGVLGPKEVSVPDVSGKKLDEAVSELVTKGFAINKTYEQFHEDLPEGSVIKTDPEAGRTVKEKAKINIYLSKGKKTFTLEDYRGQSFNEVEEELKKAGFKTIAKETAYDDSEPGTIIEQSPDAEEEVIPDETDMVLTVSAGPEKIPLIDLTDYNEKSLNDYAESTGLDIVISREEYSDTVSKGLVISQTPAAGTKLDAGDRVAVTVSKGAKEIPPKTVTKEITIPYEPEVEGEVQEVQIYIEDMNHSMTEPYEVTMIQGETKKTLELIIAKGTKAGYKVIRDQKVIMDETIPYPDNKEE, encoded by the coding sequence ATGTTAATAGGAAAGCGATTAAGCGGCCGGTATAAAATTATCAAAATGATCGGCGGCGGCGGAATGGCTAATGTTTACTTAGCTAAAGATGTCATTTTGGAAAGGGACGTAGCCATCAAGGTGTTGCGCTTTGAATTCGCCAATGAAGATGAGTTTATCCGCCGGTTTCAGCGGGAAGCGCAATCAGCTACCAGTCTCGTTCATCCGCATATCGTCAATATATATGATGTGGGAGAAGAAGAAGGCATCAATTATATTGTGATGGAATACGTTGATGGCATGACATTGAAGCAATATATTCATCAGCTTTCTCCAATTTCAGTGGAAAAGGCACTTGAAATTATGAAGCAGCTTGCATCCGCCATGGCGTTTGCTCATCATAATTCTATCATTCACCGTGACATCAAGCCTCATAATATTTTAGTAGACCATGATGGAAATGTGAAAATAACCGATTTTGGCATCGCGATGGCATTGAGTGCCACATCCATCACTCAAACCAACGCTGTTCTAGGCTCTGTGCACTACATTTCACCAGAGCAGGCTCGGGGCGGAATGGCAACAAAGAAGTCGGATATATATGCGCTTGGCATCGTGATGTTTGAATTGCTGACGGGGCAGCTCCCGTTTTCAGGAGAATCAGCCGTTTCCATTGCCTTAAAGCATTTGCAGACAGAAACTCCTCCAATGAAACGGTGGAATTCGTCGATTCCGCAAAGTGTGGAGAATATAGTGCTGAAGGCCACAGCCAAAGATCCGTTTCACCGCTATCAGCATCTTGATGAAATGCTTCAGGATTTATCCACTGCTTTGGATCCTGAGCGCGTCAATGAGCCGAAATTTATAGTGAATGATGATCAAGAAGAAACGAAACAATTGCCGGTTATCAAGGATAGTGCTAAGCAGATGGACGACCCCCAAACCACGATGGTTCATCCGGTTTCTGGCGTGAAACAAGACCGTAAGCCAGAGGGAGCTCCAAAGAAGAAAAAAAAGAAAAAATGGCCTATGATTATTTCAGTTATTGCTACGCTTGCCGCTTTATCGATATTAGCTGCCGTATTTATTCCAGGAGTACTGGGTCCAAAAGAGGTCAGCGTCCCGGACGTCAGCGGAAAGAAATTAGACGAAGCTGTATCGGAATTAGTGACAAAAGGTTTTGCTATTAACAAAACGTATGAGCAATTCCATGAAGATCTCCCGGAAGGCTCAGTTATTAAAACGGATCCGGAAGCCGGCAGAACAGTGAAGGAAAAGGCGAAGATCAATATTTATTTAAGCAAAGGGAAAAAAACATTTACGCTTGAAGATTATCGCGGCCAATCATTTAATGAAGTAGAAGAAGAATTGAAAAAGGCCGGATTCAAAACGATTGCAAAAGAAACCGCTTATGATGACAGTGAACCGGGAACAATTATTGAGCAAAGTCCGGATGCAGAAGAAGAAGTGATTCCGGATGAAACAGATATGGTATTGACCGTTAGCGCCGGTCCGGAGAAAATTCCGCTTATTGATTTAACGGATTATAATGAAAAATCGTTAAATGATTATGCGGAGTCTACCGGTCTGGATATTGTGATCAGCAGGGAAGAATATTCCGATACGGTCAGCAAAGGGCTTGTCATTTCCCAAACACCGGCAGCAGGAACAAAGCTCGATGCCGGAGACCGGGTGGCAGTGACGGTATCTAAAGGAGCGAAAGAAATACCGCCCAAAACCGTCACAAAAGAAATTACCATTCCTTATGAACCTGAAGTCGAAGGGGAAGTGCAGGAAGTGCAGATCTACATTGAGGATATGAATCACAGTATGACGGAGCCGTATGAAGTAACGATGATTCAAGGAGAGACGAAAAAAACATTGGAATTAATCATCGCTAAAGGAACAAAAGCCGGCTATAAAGTCATTCGTGATCAGAAGGTCATTATGGATGAAACGATTCCATACCCTGATAATAAGGAAGAATAA
- the rsgA gene encoding ribosome small subunit-dependent GTPase A — MPEGRIVKALSGFYYVLAGDRLIQCRGRGVFRKQKVSPLVGDYVEYQADNDQEGYILAIHKRKNELIRPPIANVDQAILVFSAVRPDFSTALLDRFLVLIESKHIQPLICITKMDLLSEEHKQNILRFADEYRSFGYKVLLTSTADESSLDPLRHCLAHKVSVFAGQSGVGKSSLLNALRPELCLKTDEISDSLGRGKHTTRHVELISAEGGLVADTPGFSSLDLTDIEGNDLPFFFPEMVRVSGQCKFRGCLHVNEPKCAVKAAVEHEELPLYRYQHYLQFMEEIKERKPRY; from the coding sequence ATGCCAGAAGGAAGAATAGTAAAGGCGTTGAGCGGATTTTATTATGTATTAGCCGGAGATCGTCTCATTCAATGCCGCGGCAGAGGGGTTTTTCGCAAACAGAAAGTCTCTCCGCTCGTCGGTGATTATGTGGAGTACCAAGCTGATAATGATCAGGAAGGATATATACTGGCTATTCATAAGCGAAAGAATGAGCTGATCCGCCCGCCTATTGCCAATGTCGATCAAGCGATTCTCGTTTTTTCAGCTGTCCGCCCCGATTTCAGTACAGCGCTGCTTGACCGGTTTTTAGTATTAATTGAATCTAAGCATATTCAACCGCTGATTTGCATCACTAAAATGGATTTGCTGTCAGAGGAACATAAACAGAATATTCTTCGTTTTGCAGATGAATACCGCTCGTTCGGCTACAAGGTTCTGTTAACATCTACAGCCGACGAATCAAGTCTTGATCCGCTGCGGCACTGCTTAGCTCATAAAGTTTCGGTGTTCGCAGGACAGTCGGGAGTAGGGAAATCCTCCTTGCTCAATGCTCTCCGTCCAGAGCTCTGCTTAAAGACAGATGAAATTTCCGATTCCCTTGGCCGCGGAAAGCATACAACCAGGCATGTGGAATTAATTAGCGCTGAAGGAGGGCTCGTTGCCGATACGCCTGGATTCAGTTCCTTGGATTTAACAGATATTGAAGGGAACGATCTTCCTTTCTTCTTTCCGGAGATGGTCAGAGTGAGCGGGCAATGTAAGTTTAGAGGCTGTCTGCATGTAAATGAACCGAAATGCGCAGTCAAGGCTGCGGTGGAACATGAAGAACTGCCTTTGTACCGCTATCAGCATTATTTGCAATTTATGGAAGAAATTAAAGAGAGAAAGCCGAGGTATTAG
- the rpe gene encoding ribulose-phosphate 3-epimerase encodes MVKIAPSILSADFSRLGEEIKEVEAGGADIIHVDVMDGHFVPNITIGPLIVEAIRPITKLPLDVHLMIENPDKYIEAFAKAGADYITVHTEACPHLHRTVQLIRSYGVKPGVVVNPATPAAVLDYIIEDIDMVLLMTVNPGFGGQSFIHSVVPKIRQVKEIIDAKGLDVAIEIDGGVNAETAKACAQAGADILVAGSAIYNKDDRKQAIAEIRASASLV; translated from the coding sequence ATGGTCAAAATTGCACCGTCTATTTTATCTGCTGATTTCTCCCGGCTGGGAGAGGAAATTAAAGAGGTTGAAGCGGGTGGAGCTGATATCATTCACGTTGATGTTATGGATGGACATTTTGTTCCGAATATCACGATTGGACCGCTTATTGTGGAAGCGATCCGTCCGATTACGAAGCTCCCGCTTGATGTGCATTTAATGATTGAAAATCCCGATAAATATATTGAGGCTTTTGCTAAAGCGGGGGCGGATTATATCACCGTTCATACAGAAGCTTGTCCGCATCTCCACAGAACGGTTCAATTGATTCGCTCTTATGGGGTGAAACCGGGGGTAGTGGTCAATCCTGCAACCCCTGCCGCTGTGCTTGACTATATAATAGAAGATATTGATATGGTTCTTCTAATGACGGTCAATCCAGGCTTTGGCGGCCAGTCATTTATTCACTCCGTCGTGCCAAAAATCCGACAGGTGAAGGAAATAATTGACGCGAAGGGACTGGATGTAGCCATCGAGATTGACGGAGGAGTCAATGCAGAAACGGCGAAAGCTTGCGCACAGGCTGGCGCTGATATTTTAGTGGCAGGCTCTGCTATTTATAATAAAGACGATCGCAAGCAGGCAATTGCAGAAATTAGAGCTTCTGCAAGCCTTGTTTAA